The DNA region CAGCGGCCATGCCAGGAACACGACCAGCATGGCGCTGCTGGCGCCGATGGTGGCGGCCACCCCGCCCGGCAGCCGCAGCGCCGAGGCGTACAGCAGCGTGAAGAACAGGCCCTGGCGCAGCAGGGACAGCACCGCGATGCGGCCCCACCACGCGCGCGGGGGGAGGCTGCGCACCAGGGCGAGCAGCAGCAGACCGGCGGGGAGGATGCGCAGCGTGCCCAGCAGCGGCGCAGGCAGATTGCTGAGGTACGTGGTGGTGATGAGGTAGGTGGTGCCCCAGATCAGGGGTGCCACCGCGGTGAGCAGCAGAACCGGGTTCATGGGTGGGACCGGGGAGACAGGGGAGGGGCGGCGCGCATGGGTCCACCATACGCCCATTACTTAGACGTCTAAATAAGCCGCGTGGCCTAGCGGGACGGCGCCACCTCCAGCCCATGCAGACGGTGGTAGAACAGCCGCATGTCCACCCGCCGCCACGTTCAGCGCATCCACGACGACTGGCGCCGCGTCCGCCCCGACCTCGACCCCACCCCCATGCGGCGCCTGATCCTGCTCAACCTCACCGCCCGCCTGGCCCTGGACCAGATCGAACGGACCCAGCAGACGCACGGCCTGAACCTCGCCCAGGCCGACCTGCTGCTCACCCTGTACCGCAGCGCCCCCGACCAGGGCCTCACGCCCGGCGAACTCACCAACCTGATCGCCATCACCCCCGCCAGCATCACCAACCGCCTGGACCGCCTCGAACACGACAACCTGATCGCCCGCACCCCCGACCCTCACGACGCCCGCGCCCGCCGCGTCCGCCTCACCCCCGAGGGCCGCGCCCGCGTCGAGGCCCTGCTCCCCGACCACCTCGGCAATGAGGAACGCATGCTCGCCGGCCTCACCGACGCCGAACACGCCGACCTGGAACGCCTGCTGCTGAAACTCGCCGGGCACCTCGAGGACCTCACCCCCTGAGCCACGCGGCCGATGCCCGGAACGGAACCCGGCCCCGGACTGCCGGTAGGCCCGGTTCCCTGATCCTGATCAACGGCGCGTCCAGCGCGGGAAAGACCACGCTGACCCACGCCCTGCGCGACACCCTGCCGATCCCGTTCCTGCACTTCAGCCTGGACTTCTTCCACTTCGGCGACG from Deinococcus ficus includes:
- a CDS encoding MarR family winged helix-turn-helix transcriptional regulator, with the protein product MSTRRHVQRIHDDWRRVRPDLDPTPMRRLILLNLTARLALDQIERTQQTHGLNLAQADLLLTLYRSAPDQGLTPGELTNLIAITPASITNRLDRLEHDNLIARTPDPHDARARRVRLTPEGRARVEALLPDHLGNEERMLAGLTDAEHADLERLLLKLAGHLEDLTP